In Daphnia magna isolate NIES linkage group LG5, ASM2063170v1.1, whole genome shotgun sequence, a single genomic region encodes these proteins:
- the LOC123472266 gene encoding syndetin-like — translation MSLSNYASGLSIEVLSDYDLSVLRVCYPQILPPEIYNILWDKILCACYHTLLDGFSAVRKCTNEGRALMQLDFRHFQVKVESLTRLRPLPDPHIVETYIKAYYLPENSLEKWIQEQTEYTH, via the exons ATGTCACTGTCTAATTATGCCAGTGGACTTAGTATTGAG GTTCTCAGTGACTACGACTTGAGTGTCCTTCGTGTCTGTTACCCTCAGATTCTGCCTCCTGAAATTTACAACATTTTATGGGATAAAATTCTTTGTGCCTGTTACCATACACTACTTGACGG ATTTTCCGCTGTAAGGAAATGCACGAACGAAGGTCGTGCACTAATGCAGTTAGACTTCAGGCATTTTCAAGTCAAAGTGGAAAGCTTGACACGTCTAAGACCTCTTCCTGACCCACATATTGTCGAAACATACATAAAGGCATATTATTTACCTGAAAATTCTTTGGAAAAATGGATTCAAGAACAAACG GAATATACTCACTAG
- the LOC116923533 gene encoding cubilin: MQAMFLYSQQQLCFWIFFVLPHSLTGFQPVKVGHPILEVKWSYDKNNTVEHVGVGQTFIPLTSELHMEWDHSFHNDPLRPNQRKTYPSKNMKKIDFNLPKSNEPTNQNFLHPRLSNFNVRPQVSCNVVIQNLLFYLHSPLYPQHYPENIHCLYVFKKAFNVCSLEFEIRDFYLEPTVDCSKDWLRIGDRRYCGFHRPRKLFVAANKLQGQDVTIEFRSDSVYQFRGFYIIGRQIPCQLNSFYNPSFLKTSEQRPFRPHVSFTVPFPVSYPARPTTTASSLVFKHPGVNSAPSLISPQHKIPPKYPTPRPYPPYFPPTYTSESPITHPTPTQTFPPLTTPSFTYCDVRFNTPEGEFQSMNYPQNYGPNLSCEIRFFPANESFCVLELYFQDFLLEQSKGCWKDALIIGGNRYCSSSLIDQRLRISFVSRSSISLQFVTDATGTNRGFKFRFRMLPCEGFSTTLSPNTTPPGVTCDRVFSDRENTITSVNYPLPYLKNLDCIYTIEKWSPIVDELEIDFAAFDLQNGTNCIYDYLEIEGRRYCGVQTGLRFRVPFSNDNPFEILFHSDGAVQQTGFNISIIQLDRQATSAPLPTTPPPVSFCRTETFSESSFLIISPQFPRRYDPGQDCSYSIIRRSKDVCELQLKFVFFDLPETVYTDCRGDYLEINNIRYCGVLSGQTRNVPFDSFHVDIRFHSDLIDNDAEGFSIHVVQLTDCTVTSLETTPLPSRIEESRCEISFLPDQGSNSTDVQARNNSGCTYTS; the protein is encoded by the exons ATGCAAGCAATGTTTTTGTACTCTCAACAGCAGTTATGTTTTTGGATTTTCTTCGTACTACCACATAGTCTCACAGGGTTCCAACCTGTTAaag TTGGTCACCCTATCCTCGAAGTAAAATGGAGCTACGACAAAAATAACACGGTGGAACATGTTGGAGTAGGTCAGACGTTCATCCCGCTTACGTCAGAGCTGCACATGGAATGGGATCACTCCTTCCACAATGACCCCCTAAGACCTAATCAACGTAAAACTTATCCTtcaaaaaatatgaaaaaaatcgattttaaTCTGCCTAAATCCAACGAGCCAACAAACCAAAATTTCCTGCATCCCCGTCTATCGAACTTCAACGTGCGGCCACAAGTTTCGTGTAACGTGGTCATCCAAAACCTGTTGTTTTACTTGCACAGCCCATTGTATCCACAGCATTACCCTGAAAATATCCACTGCTTGTATGTCTTCAAGAAGGCATTCAATGTTTGCTCATTAGAATTTGAAATTCGTGATTTTTACTTGGAGCCAACGGTGGATTGCTCCAAGGATTGGCTTCGTATCGGTGATCGAAGATATTGCGGTTTTCACCGTCCTCGCAAAT TGTTCGTCGCCGCAAACAAGCTCCAGGGCCAAGATGTTACAATCGAGTTTCGCTCAGACTCCGTTTATCAATTTCGTGGATTTTACATTATTGGACGACAAATTCCTTGTCAACTGAACTCATTCTATAATCCTAGTTTCTTGAAAACGTCTGAGCAGCGCCCATTTCGACCTCACGTATCCTTCACGGTGCCTTTTCCGGTTTCTTACCCTGCGCGGCCAACTACCACCGCTTCATCTTTAGTTTTTAAACATCCTGGAGTCAACTCCGCTCCTTCTTTAATATCACCACAACATAAAATTCCTCCAAAGTACCCTACACCCAGGCCTTATCCTCCATATTTCCCACCAACTTATACATCTGAATCACCTATAACCCACCCGACACCAACGCAAACATTTCCTCCATTGACCACACCTTCTTTCACGTATTGCGACGTGAGATTCAACACCCCTGAAGGCGAGTTTCAATCGATGAACTACCCACAAAACTATGGACCTAACCTTTCTTGTGAGATCAG ATTCTTCCCCGCGAACGAAAGCTTCTGCGTACTTGAATTATATTTTCAGGATTTCCTGTTAGAGCAGAGCAAAGGATGTTGGAAAGACGCTCTAATCATTGGTGGCAACCGATACTGTAGTTCTTCTTTGATCGATCAAAGAC TAaggatttcttttgtttcgcGATCGTCCATCAGTCTGCAGTTTGTTACCGATGCGACGGGAACTAACAGGGGTTTTAAATTCCGTTTTCGAATGCTACCCTGCGAAGGTTTTTCGACCACTCTGTCACCGAACACAACACCACCCGGGGTCACTTGTGATCGTGTGTTCAGCGATCGAGAGAACACCATCACAAGCGTCAACTATCCGTTGCCTTACTTGAAGAATCTCGATTGCATCTACACGATTGAAAAATGGTCACCG ATTGTTGATGAATTGGAAATTGATTTCGCGGCCTTTGATTTGCAAAACGGGACAAACTGCATCTACGATTATCTGGAAATCGAAGGAAGAAGATACTGTGGTGTTCAGACAGGTTTACGATTTCGAGTGCCATTTTCAAATGATAACCCATTTGAGATTCTCTTCCATTCTGATGGAGCCGTTCAACAGACAGGCTTTAACATAAGCATAATACAACTGGATCGACAGGCGACTTCTGCAC CTCTTCCCACTACACCCCCACCAGTTTCTTTCTGCCGTACTGAAACGTTTAGTGAATCCAGCTTCCTCATAATTTCTCCGCAATTCCCTCGGCGTTATGACCCTGGCCAGGACTGCAGTTACAGTATCATCCGAAGATCAAAG GACGTCTGTGAATTGCAGCTGAAGTTCGTTTTCTTCGACTTACCTGAAACTGTTTATACCGATTGTCGAGGGGACTATTTGGAAATAAACAACATTCGGTACTGTGGAGTTCTATCTGGCCAAACGA GAAATGTTCCTTTCGATAGCTTTCATGTTGACATCCGATTTCATTCCGATTTGATCGACAACGATGCTGAAGGGTTTTCAATTCACGTTGTACAGCTTACTGACTGCACTGTGACTTCGCTGGAAACAACTCCGCTTCCGTCCAGAATTGAAGAATCGCGTTGTGAAATATCATTCTTACCTGACCAAGGGAGCAATTCAACTGATGTGCAAGCAAGAAATAATTCTGGATGCACTTACACGTCATAA